The proteins below are encoded in one region of Scatophagus argus isolate fScaArg1 chromosome 24, fScaArg1.pri, whole genome shotgun sequence:
- the LOC124055566 gene encoding cysteine/serine-rich nuclear protein 3-like, producing MSGILKRKLEEGPAPYLSLQGSDDDEISCSDSGNSSDSLNPPVPSGLLDSTHQQKSKRMRGRNVHFESVTVYYFNRRQGFTSVPTQGGSTLGMSPRHSWVKRFTLREFAMEQKQSHWNMLRDHLKEEKLNAIKLKLTKNGTVSSMEADTLTLDDISEDDLDVDNTEVDDYFFLQPLTTRRRRALLRSSGVRRIDVEEKHELRALRMSREECGCRCRGICDPETCACSLAGIKCQVNGIVVDRMSFPCGCTKEGCSNTTGRLEFNPVRVRTHFLHTIMKLELERSREEQEQQQQQQHHQQQPEQQLVTNGNGYHGDSSLVQQQQQQPNLQFPLVSGAPHIPIMHLQNTGDTGSHLHEEEEEEEEEEEDEEEEEEEEEEEGEEDEDDEEDEAYEEDEDGSSVCSGLSDCSTHSLETIDPEDREEDEEDEEDFDDEEEDEEEEEDDWDCSLNGSGPPPYSVPLPSVLSYTNSTLMSLSNPFHNTPPMQHYQIDSSVNDTPAFLSQNVTPTLPTVETALESKINTEPHCQTEQQSIPCHFPDSTESLTIQTCSHVDTRESSTAPAGAADKVQLSTELQNNPDHHDSQTEASAGSVEHTEEEKREPTQERPGLQMEEDANQTTNTSSCSDST from the exons ATGAGTGGAATCCTTAAGAGGAAGCTTGAGGAGGGTCCGGCCCCTTACCTGTCCCTGCAGGggtctgatgatgatgagatttCCTGCAGCGACAGCGGCAACAGCAGTGACAGTCTCAACCCTCCCGTCCCCTCTGGACTGCTGGACT CAACTCACCAGCAGAAGTCAAAGCGGATGCGGGGCCGCAACGTGCACTTTGAGAGCGTGACAGTTTACTACTTCAACCGACGGCAGGGCTTCACGAGCGTGCCCACACAGGGTGGCAGCACGCTGGGGATGTCACCACGTCACAGCTGGGTGAAGCGCTTCACCCTCAGGGAGTTTGCCATGGAGCAGAAACAGAGCCACTGGAACATGCTGAGGGATCACCTCAAAGAGGAGAAACTCAATGCCATCAAACTCAAA CTGACTAAGAACGGCACTGTGTCATCCATGGAGGCGGATACCCTGACACTGGATGACATCTCTGAAGACGACCTGGATGTGGACAACACGGAGGTGGACGATTACTTCTTCCTCCAGCCTCTGACGACCAGGAGGCGCCGCGCCCTTCTCCGTTCCTCAGGGGTCCGACGCATCGACGTGGAGGAGAAGCACGAACTGCGTGCCCTGCGCATGTCGCGAGAAGAGTGTGGGTGCCGCTGCCGGGGGATATGCGACCCAGAGACCTGTGCTTGCAGCCTGGCCGGCATTAAGTGCCAGGTAAATGGAATTGTG GTGGACCGCATGTCCTTCCCTTGTGGCTGCACCAAAGAGGGCTGCAGTAACACCACTGGACGCCTGGAGTTCAACCCCGTCCGGGTGCGCACCCACTTCCTGCACACTATCATgaagctggagctggagaggagccgcgaggagcaggagcagcagcagcagcaacagcatcatcagcagcagccagagcaGCAACTTGTAACCAATGGCAACGGTTACCATGGCGACTCCTCCTtggttcagcagcagcagcagcagccgaaCCTGCAGTTTCCACTGGTGAGTGGCGCACCGCACATTCCCATCATGCACCTCCAGAACACAGGTGACACCGGTTCACATCtacatgaagaggaggaggaggaggaggaggaggaagaagacgaagaagaagaggaagaggaggaagaggaggagggggaagaagatgaagatgatgaggaagatgaagctTATGAGGAAGACGAGGATGGCAGCAGTGTTTGCAGTGGGCTGTCggactgcagcacacacagcttaGAAACAATTGACCCcgaggacagagaagaggacgaggaggatgaggaagactttgatgatgaggaggaggacgaagaggaagaggaggacgactGGGATTGCTCTTTGAACGGATCAGGCCCTCCACCCTACTCAGTCCCTCTTCCCTCAGTGCTGAGTTACACTAATAGCACACTCATGAGCCTGAGTAACCCTTTCCACAACACTCCCCCCATGCAGCATTATCAAATAGACAGCTCTGTGAACGACACGCCTGCTTTTCTCAGTCAAAATGTCACCCCCACACTCCCCACAGTAGAGACGGCATTAGagtccaaaataaacacagaaccCCACTgccagacagagcagcagagcattCCCTGCCATTTCCCCGACTCCACAGAGTCCCTCACTATCCAAACTTGCTCACATGTAGACACCCGTGAAAGCAGCACTGCCCCTGCTGGCGCAGCAGACAAAGTGCAGCTCTCCACAGAGCTCCAGAACAATCCAGACCATCATGACTCACAGACTGAGGCTTCGGCGGGGTCTGTGgagcacacagaggaggaaaaaagagagccGACACAGGAGCGACCAGGACTGCAAATGGAGGAAGACGCCAATCAGACGACAAACACATCATCATGCTCAGACAGCACCTGA